The uncultured Campylobacter sp. genome includes a region encoding these proteins:
- the folP gene encoding dihydropteroate synthase, which produces MKIYKISNDADFALICERIGVRNAGRAIMQKKSRLNFFYLKNLRAPAANILKQDALSIGAELACNEGVILGRDDTDAVLIANDRQIEVLVQKEALQDFGLKELAKFLSEKFAKPQSCEIMGVVNINSDSFNPASRAASLKEATNKIEKMIEQGAAIIDIGGVSSRPGSQYCGRDEEFARIKDVLSEIYRLRLHERAKFSLDSFDEYCLEFALDRGFSIINDISANLALAPLALRYDAAYVLMHMQGNPQNMQLAPKYDDLMGEIDEFFAQNLQQLRSAGLKKIILDVGIGFGKTAEQNLVLIKNLQHFLHFGCPLLVGASRKSVIDFYSPSAVADRLAGSLYLHQIAALNGAAIIRTHDVFEHAQMLNLMRAMDAAAVKF; this is translated from the coding sequence ATGAAAATTTATAAAATTTCAAACGATGCCGACTTTGCGCTGATTTGCGAGCGCATCGGCGTGCGAAATGCAGGACGGGCGATAATGCAGAAAAAATCGCGCCTAAACTTTTTCTATCTAAAAAATTTGCGAGCGCCCGCGGCGAATATTTTAAAGCAAGATGCCCTTAGTATCGGCGCCGAGCTTGCGTGCAACGAAGGAGTGATCCTAGGGCGCGACGATACGGATGCGGTTTTGATCGCAAATGACCGTCAGATCGAAGTTTTGGTGCAAAAAGAAGCACTGCAGGATTTCGGGCTAAAAGAGCTCGCGAAATTTCTAAGCGAGAAATTTGCTAAGCCGCAAAGCTGCGAAATAATGGGCGTAGTAAACATCAACTCCGATAGCTTCAACCCCGCAAGCCGCGCGGCAAGCTTAAAAGAGGCGACCAATAAGATCGAAAAGATGATCGAGCAGGGCGCCGCTATCATCGACATCGGCGGCGTGAGCTCACGCCCGGGCAGCCAGTACTGCGGCAGGGATGAGGAGTTTGCGCGCATAAAGGACGTGCTGAGCGAAATTTATCGCCTGCGTCTGCACGAAAGGGCAAAATTTAGCCTCGACAGCTTTGATGAGTATTGTTTGGAATTTGCGCTAGATCGGGGCTTTAGCATCATCAACGACATCAGCGCAAACCTCGCTCTTGCTCCGCTTGCGCTTCGCTACGACGCCGCTTACGTGCTGATGCATATGCAGGGAAATCCGCAAAATATGCAGCTTGCGCCAAAATATGACGATCTGATGGGCGAGATCGATGAATTTTTTGCGCAGAATTTGCAGCAGCTGCGAAGCGCGGGGCTTAAAAAGATCATCCTTGACGTGGGCATCGGCTTTGGCAAGACCGCCGAGCAAAATTTGGTGCTGATTAAAAATTTGCAGCATTTCTTGCACTTCGGCTGCCCGCTGCTCGTGGGCGCGAGCAGAAAGAGCGTTATCGATTTTTACAGCCCCTCTGCGGTCGCGGACAGGCTCGCAGGCTCGCTGTATCTGCATCAGATCGCCGCTTTAAACGGTGCCGCGATCATCCGCACGCACGATGTTTTCGAACACGCTCAAATGCTAAATCTAATGCGCGCGATGGACGCCGCTGCGGTAAAATTTTAG
- a CDS encoding DNA polymerase III subunit delta' yields MKIINQIVLTGDYEGFKDKILAEIPRKNLRFFESVELKIDEARKIIDEAYVAEREDKIIVIAATKFGEEAQNALLKILEEPPKNTVFFLITPFINALLPTIRSRLIVQNLCVRKPRYRTGLNLTRLSLKEAVEFIDAQIALERKGELDKTALKALIGEIALECFEAGVRLSGDELQRIDRLSYLAEHNAKAHAVLTPLLLMIEEKKDENL; encoded by the coding sequence TTGAAAATCATAAATCAGATCGTTTTAACGGGCGATTATGAGGGCTTTAAAGATAAAATTTTAGCCGAAATTCCGCGCAAAAATTTAAGGTTTTTCGAAAGCGTCGAGCTTAAGATCGACGAGGCGCGAAAGATCATAGACGAAGCCTATGTCGCCGAGCGCGAGGATAAGATCATCGTCATCGCCGCTACGAAATTCGGCGAGGAGGCGCAAAACGCTCTGCTTAAAATTTTAGAGGAGCCGCCTAAAAACACGGTGTTTTTCCTGATCACCCCCTTCATCAACGCCCTGCTGCCCACCATCCGCTCGCGCCTGATCGTGCAAAACCTCTGCGTGCGAAAGCCCAGATACCGCACCGGGCTAAACTTAACCAGGCTCAGCCTAAAGGAAGCGGTGGAGTTTATCGACGCGCAGATTGCGCTGGAGCGTAAGGGCGAGCTGGATAAAACGGCGCTAAAAGCACTCATCGGCGAGATCGCGCTAGAGTGCTTCGAAGCGGGCGTCAGGCTAAGCGGCGATGAGCTGCAGCGGATTGACCGCTTGAGTTATCTTGCCGAGCATAACGCCAAAGCTCATGCCGTGCTTACTCCGTTACTGTTGATGATCGAGGAGAAAAAAGATGAAAATTTATAA
- a CDS encoding HobA family DNA replication regulator, giving the protein MQDLHTWSVTAMRSEPGLEWLENRKEDWTPLLASKLKFLHDGFAFIVICDDERSWFSEYIIKKINSSTNSRPLLPFFSLRSLYRGGVNSLEDALLLNDMLSLAFANGFIYFYIGNGNHPLAKIAKSHEDSYLWLIDERLQNSFYMSESDPSLDLKLIQLFKILDKSIDAVLFDEVVL; this is encoded by the coding sequence ATGCAGGATCTGCACACTTGGAGCGTCACGGCGATGCGCTCCGAGCCCGGACTTGAGTGGCTCGAGAATCGCAAGGAGGACTGGACTCCGCTTTTAGCATCAAAGCTCAAATTTCTCCACGACGGCTTTGCTTTCATCGTCATCTGCGATGATGAGCGAAGCTGGTTTAGCGAATACATCATAAAAAAGATCAACTCATCGACCAACTCTCGCCCGCTGCTGCCGTTTTTTTCGCTGCGTTCGCTCTACCGCGGCGGCGTAAATAGCCTGGAGGACGCGCTGCTGCTAAACGATATGCTAAGCCTCGCGTTTGCCAACGGCTTTATATATTTTTACATCGGTAACGGCAACCATCCGCTAGCCAAAATCGCCAAAAGCCACGAGGACAGCTATCTGTGGCTCATCGACGAGAGGCTGCAAAACAGCTTTTACATGAGCGAGAGTGATCCTAGCCTGGATCTAAAACTTATCCAGCTTTTTAAAATTTTAGATAAAAGCATCGACGCCGTGCTTTTTGACGAAGTGGTGCTTTGA